The window GGAAGTATGACTTAAGAACCACTTCTGATACTGTGTATTTTTTATTGGCCATTCGTTAGCTGTGCGCCATTCATCGGCACCTAACACATAGTAAGTAAGGAAAGGGCGCTGTGTGGCACTATTTTCCTGACCTTTAAGCCAATAATTGAACCAATCGAGCTGAATTTGATTATAAGGTTGCGCGGTATTTGCAAGCGGTCTGTTGCCAGCAGTTAACTCGTCATCTTTTTGCGGGAAATTACAATGGGTACCAGGTCCAATAATGACATACTGATGCTGGGTGTTTTTGTTTTGGGCTGACTGACGAAATTGTTCGGCCATCATTAACGTTTCGCGAGCGCCATAATCATACCAAGTATCAAAAAATAGATTGGGTACGGACACTGTGTCATCTTGCTTTACTAAATCCATATTCCGAAAATATACGTCGTCGGGAGAACGATTTCGCCACAATTGGTAATCACTAGGGTATGCGTGGCTTTTAGCAAGCAAATCAATCGTTGGTAATGACTTTAAGTTCGCCAAATGTTTTTTGAAATCATAGTCCGGTAGCATCCTAAAATGCTTTGCTTGTGGAGAATTGAACCAATGGCTTCGGGCCTGGCCAGTTAAATTCGGACCATAAAAAATGATTGAGCCGTTACTGGCAAACCAACCAGCAGTTTGGGCTAATTCGAACGCACCACCGCTAAAAGACTGCCACGCTCGACCTGGTCGATAATAACCGGATGCGGCTGACTGTGGTTGGCCGACAACTAAAGCTGGATGTTTTGTGGTTTCGAGAACCACTTGCGCCTCGCCCAAATAGGAGCATCCACTTAGACCAACCTTACCATTAGACCAAGGTTGAGCAACAATCCAATCTAATGTATCTATTCCATCTTCTCTTCGGCCATAACCGACTTTATAGTGGCCTTCTGATTCAAATCTTCCCCGGATATCTTGTATAACAACAATATATCCTTGTTCAATGAGTTGTCGCCAAACGGGATTCCAATCAAAGGTTTTATTTTTGTTGTAGACTGTTCTGATCAAAATTGTTGGTCTAGGTACCGTTGAATCTCCTTTAAAATAAACGTCAGTCGAGAGATGAATGCCATCACGCATTTTTACCATTTGACTCTTCAATATTTCAATCGCCAATAGTTGGCTGCTAAAAATACTGAGAAAAATTAAACTGAAGAAGTAATTAAAAATTCGAGTTGTCATTTGTAAAGCTCTTCAGATGACAAATGATCGGCTTGCAACATTTTTACCAACGAATAAGCGAGAAATGCACT is drawn from Thalassotalea sp. PS06 and contains these coding sequences:
- a CDS encoding CocE/NonD family hydrolase translates to MTTRIFNYFFSLIFLSIFSSQLLAIEILKSQMVKMRDGIHLSTDVYFKGDSTVPRPTILIRTVYNKNKTFDWNPVWRQLIEQGYIVVIQDIRGRFESEGHYKVGYGRREDGIDTLDWIVAQPWSNGKVGLSGCSYLGEAQVVLETTKHPALVVGQPQSAASGYYRPGRAWQSFSGGAFELAQTAGWFASNGSIIFYGPNLTGQARSHWFNSPQAKHFRMLPDYDFKKHLANLKSLPTIDLLAKSHAYPSDYQLWRNRSPDDVYFRNMDLVKQDDTVSVPNLFFDTWYDYGARETLMMAEQFRQSAQNKNTQHQYVIIGPGTHCNFPQKDDELTAGNRPLANTAQPYNQIQLDWFNYWLKGQENSATQRPFLTYYVLGADEWRTANEWPIKNTQYQKWFLSHTSEANSRLGGGRLVTSPKSSVAQDQFIYTPENPVPSLGGHTCCTGTDTGAGGYDQSTIELRQDVLVYTSVPLKQGIEMTGLIKANIYVSSSTTDTDFTVKLVDVYPDGTAYNIQEGITRMRYRNSLREPSLITPNQIYEIQVDLNASSNYFAEGHRIRVEISSSNFPRFERNLNTGQPNHLGTTFVNAVNSVFHGGDKASYIELPIIP